From the genome of Agelaius phoeniceus isolate bAgePho1 chromosome 24, bAgePho1.hap1, whole genome shotgun sequence:
AGTCCAATTGCATCCACTGAAGCTGAAGATTCATTACTGAAGCTAACCTGCAAAATAAACAGGCTAACTCTGGTTTGTCTAGGACAGTAAGAGAAAATGACCTGAAATGTTACTGGAAAGGTAAATCATGCCATGTTGGAATCTTCATTTTCAGTCACAGTTGCTTCTTGTTCCCCAGGAGTTCTCTCTCCCTTAGCTGTGctggacttctttttcttcttctccttctgctccATGTTACTTGATGCAAGCTCTTCACTCTTCTGAGTGATATATTTTAGCTGGGAACAATAAGCTAAACAATCAGTCTTCTACTGAGGAACTTCATTCATTCACAAGACATTAGTAAGAAATACTGAAGAGAAATTTACAGGAAAAATTATTATAAGAAAAATGAGAGACTTCAAAAACATTTGCTTTGCCTTCTCAGGCAAGTTCATGTCGTGTATTTCAAATCATatatggaaggaaaaaaatctccttaCATAAACGTAAAATTAGTATTGGAAGCATTTTTCATGGATCAATGTATAGGCATGTCTTAACAGATTAGTGAGTTTTATCCATGGAACATCATCTAGATCAGCACAGGAGGGAAtacagtgattctgtgatccctgAATTGATGTTGGGAGACTCAGCACCTTGAGGCAGAGTCAAGCTATTCATGACCTTAGGCTATAACAAAGAAACACAGCATCAGGAAAAAGCAAAGTGATTCACAATGCTGTGTCTGCTTACTGCATGTCTGAACTTGGAACTTCAGCAGCCCTGGTGCAACGAGAGCACTGCTCTTGAGCTGCAATCAGATATGTGTTACATCTCACCACAGTGAGGCAGAGTGAAGCAAAGTTAacgaaaatttaaaaatcactgGATTGTGCCTATCTACCTCAGAAGACAGTGAAATTGCTTATGCAACAGTTGCTTCACCATGTATAACCTTCATTCAAATGAATTAAGGAAAATTAAGGAATTAAGTTCATTTTAGGAATTAACTGGTTTAAGAATGTTGTGAGACAGAAAATACAGTGCATCTCACCAAAGAATTGCTTCTTCTAGCCAAAAGCTTCACATCTTCTGTAGTGACTGTGGTTCGTTTTGCATGCCTGCATAACATCAAAAAACACTCCTTAACATTTTTGCCAACACTTACCATAAGAGGCCAAGATCAAAAAGTACTGGGAACTTCTATTTCATAACTTAACACACTATTTAAAAAGCCCTTTTAAAGCTTGAATTATAAGATGCGCTTTAAAGAtaacacaaaaaaaaggaaagcctTTGTAACAATCAGTGCGTACCTTGCAAACATTTCAAGGTCTCTTGCGAAGATTTCTAGAGAAAACACAAAGATgtcatatattttaaaacactgaGTGGGCAGAGATACACAAGTTATCCAAGTCAGTTATGAGAAGTGACCATAGCTGGCTGTTAGGCAGTACTCGTACACAAGCAGGTAGCCACACAACACATCTAAATGCTTTTTTCAGGTCTGAAAAGTCGAATTAGTATTTCTTgtacttaaaaaaagaaataatacaaGAGAACGCCCCGGTGACACCGAGTTGGGTGCTGTTGTTTTTGAAGCCCTGTGCCTCCAGCGCTGGCTCCTGAACAGACGCTGAAGGCTGCGGTAACCCGGGTAACACGAGGCAACTCGAAGTAACCCAGCTGTACCGCACTGCCGGAAGGTGATCTCCGAGATGGCTGCGATGCTCTGCTTGCTGAACTGCACGTCCTtgtcctcctccacctcctggcacaggcacccGACTGTGTAGTGAACCGCCGCcttcagcctctgcagggaccaaggcaggggcaggcagtgaCACACCGGCCTCGCCCCGAACCACGCTCACGGCTTCGGCCCCCGTGTGCCGCTCGGTACCTGTGTGAGCATCTGCTGCTGCTCGCCGCCGGCCGCCGCCATCGCTGCCCTCATGATCTCCCGCCCCGGCGCTTCCCGCCTtgcgcgcggggcggggcggggcggggccgccgccaTCGCTGCCCTCACGATCCCCCGCCCCCGGcacgcggggcggggcggggccgccatCGCTGCCCTCACGATCTCCCGCCCCCGGcacgcg
Proteins encoded in this window:
- the CENPS gene encoding centromere protein S; this encodes MAAAPPRPAPRARREAPGREIMRAAMAAAGGEQQQMLTQRLKAAVHYTVGCLCQEVEEDKDVQFSKQSIAAISEITFRQCEIFARDLEMFARHAKRTTVTTEDVKLLARRSNSLLKYITQKSEELASSNMEQKEKKKKKSSTAKGERTPGEQEATVTENEDSNMA